One segment of Clarias gariepinus isolate MV-2021 ecotype Netherlands chromosome 6, CGAR_prim_01v2, whole genome shotgun sequence DNA contains the following:
- the LOC128526489 gene encoding transcription activator BRG1 isoform X1, whose amino-acid sequence MSTPDPPLGPSPGPGPSPGSMMGPGPSPGSSHGMMGPSPGPSTTSGHAVPQQGATGYTQQDSMHPMHKSLEGLHDKNVGEDSRFGQMKSVSARGGAHAGMGPPPSPMDQHSQGYPSPLGSSDHVSSPLPAGAPPTSGPLLSTSCTSSSPLEGADSQPNRSGAQSNTAGSSANPTPFNQNQLHQLRAQIMAYKMLARGQPLPDHLQMAVQGKRPMPGMQQGQAMPSLPPGGGGGPGTGPGPLGPNYSRGHVLSGPTVPPSGPNAVPPANGPPKTWPEGPMVNAATPSNAPQKLIPPQPTGRPSPVPPSVPPAASPVMPPQTQSPGHPGHSAQPAPTIPLHQKHNRITPMQKPCGLDPVEILQEREYRLEARITHRIQELENLPGSLAGDLRTKATIELKALRLLNFQRQLRQEVVVCMRRDAALETALDAKAYKRSKRQSLREARITEKLEKQQKIEQERKRRQKHQEYLNSILQHAKDFKEYHRSITGKIQKLTKAVATYHANTEREQKKENERIEKERMRRLMAEDEEGYRKLIDQKKDKRLAYLLQQTDEYVANLTELVRAHKAAQALKEKKKKKKKKKKLENAEGQPLALGPDGEPLDETSQMSDLPVKVIHVDSGKILSGGDAPRAGQLDTWLEMNPGYEVAPRSDSEDTGSDEDEEEEEEQPQPSQAPVEEKKKIPDPDSEDVSEVDARHIIEHAKQDVDDEYGGAAFARGLQSYYAVAHAVTEKVDRQSSLLINGQLKQYQIKGLEWLVSLYNNNLNGILADEMGLGKTIQTIALITYLMEYKRLNGPYLIIVPLSTLSNWVYEFDKWAPSVVKVSYKGSPAARRAFVPQLRSGKFNVLLTTYEYIIKDKQVLAKIRWKYMIVDEGHRMKNHHCKLTQVLNTHYLAPRRVLLTGTPLQNKLPELWALLNFLLPTIFKSCSTFEQWFNAPFAMTGEKVDLNEEETILIIRRLHKVLRPFLLRRLKKEVEAQLPEKVEYVIKCDMSALQRVLYRHMQAKGVLLTDGSEKDKKGKGGTKTLMNTIMQLRKICNHPYMFQQIEESFSEHLGFSGGIVQGADLYRASGKFEVLDRILPKLRATNHKVLLFCQMTSLMTIMEDYFAYRNFKYLRLDGTTKAEDRGMLLKTFNDPESQYFIFLLSTRAGGLGLNLQSADTVVIFDSDWNPHQDLQAQDRAHRIGQQNEVRVLRLCTVNSVEEKILAAAKYKLNVDQKVIQAGMFDQKSSSHERRAFLQAILEHEEQDEEEDEVPDDETVNQMIARSEEEFDHFMRMDLDRRREEARNPKRRPRLMEEDELPTWIMKDDAEVERLTCEEEAEKMFGRGSRQRKEVDYSDSLTEKQWLKAIEEGTLDEIEEEVRHKKTTRKRKRDRDIDAGPSTSGTRGARDKDEDSKRQKKRGRPPAEKITPNPPSLTKKMKKIVEAVIKYKESSNGRQLSEVFIQLPSRKELPEYYELIRRPVDFRKIKERIRSHRYRSLNDLERDVMLLCQNAQTFNLEGSLIYEDSIVLQSVFTSLRQKIEKEEESDGEESEEEEEEQDEGSESESRSVKVKIKLGRKERSTERGKGRRRGGRTRAKPVVSDDDTEDEREEERSNTASDEDQG is encoded by the exons ATGTCCACCCCAGACCCTCCATTAGGCCCTTCGCCTGGTCCCGGGCCTTCTCCTGGTTCAATGATGGGGCCTGGACCCTCACCTGGTTCCTCCCATGGAATGATGGGCCCAAGCCCAGGACCCTCCACTACATCTGGTCATGCTGTCCCTCAGCAGGGAGCGACTggatacacacagcaagacagTATGCACCCCATGCACAAA TCTCTGGAGGGTCTGCATGATAAGAACGTAGGAGAGGACTCTCGCTTTGGTCAGATGAAAAGTGTGTCCGCAAGAGGAGGCGCACATGCTGGTATGGGACCTCCACCCAGTCCCATGGACCAACACTCCCAAG GCTACccctctccactgggctcctcgGATCACGTCTCCAGTCCTCTTCCAGCCGGCGCTCCTCCCACCTCTGGTCCTCTCCTTTCCACTTCATGCACCTCCTCCAGTCCACTTGAGGGCGCTGACTCCCAACCGAACCGATCTGGGGCTCAGAGCAACACAGCCGGATCCTCCGCCAACCCGACACCTTTTAACCAAAACCAGCTGCACCAGCTTAGGGCACAAATCATGGCCTACAAGATGCTGGCACGTGGACAGCCTCTTCCTGACCACCTACAGATGGCAGTACAGGGTAAGAGGCCCATGCCCGGCATGCAGCAAGGCCAAGCCATGCCAAGTCTGCCCCCTGGTGGTGGAGGAGGGCCAGGTACAGGTCCTGGACCTCTGGGACCCAACTACAGTCGAGGGCATG TGTTAAGTGGTCCCACCGTGCCCCCGTCTGGACCAAATGCTGTTCCTCCTGCCAATGGGCCGCCAAAAACCTGGCCTGAGG GTCCCATGGTGAACGCCGCCACACCTTCCAACGCCCCACAGAAGCTGATTCCACCGCAACCCACAGGCCGTCCGTCTCCGGTCCCCCCCTCTGTGCCCCCTGCCGCCTCCCCAGTCATGCCCCCTCAGACTCAGTCTCCTGGACACCCGGGGCACTCGGCTCAGCCGGCCCCCACCATCCCGCTGCATCAGAAACACAACCGCATCACTCCCATGCAGAAACCATGCGGCCTGGACCCTGTAGAGATCCTGCAGGAAAGAGAGTACAG GCTTGAAGCCCGCATAACACACCGTATCCAGGAGCTAGAGAATCTTCCGGGTTCACTCGCCGGAGACCTGCGCACAAAAGCCACCATCGAGCTCAAAGCACTCCGACTGCTCAACTTTCAGAGACAG CTGCGTCAAGAGGTGGTGGTGTGTATGAGGCGTGATGCGGCTCTCGAGACGGCGCTGGATGCCAAGGCTTATAAGCGCAGTAAGAGACAATCACTGCGAGAGGCTCGCATTACTGAGAAACTGGAGAAACAGCAGAAGATCGAACAGGAACGCAAACGACGGCAGAAACACCAG gaatatCTGAACAGCATCCTCCAGCATGCCAAAGACTTTAAGGAGTACCATCGCTCCATCACTGGGAAAATCCAGAAGCTGACCAAAGCTGTGGCCACGTACCACGCCAACACGGAGCGAGAgcagaagaaagaaaatgaacgCATCGAGAAGGAGAGAATGAGGAGATTGATG GCAGAGGATGAAGAGGGTTATAGAAAGCTGATCGATCAGAAGAAGGATAAGCGTCTGGCCTACCTGCTGCAGCAGACCGACGAGTACGTGGCCAACCTGACCGAGCTGGTTCGGGCTCACAAGGCGGCCCAGGCtctgaaggagaagaagaagaagaagaaaaagaagaagaagctggaGAACGCTGAGGGGCAGCCACTGGCTTTGGGGCCAGACGGAGAG CCCCTGGACGAGACGAGTCAGATGAGCGACCTGCCTGTGAAGGTGATCCACGTGGACAGCGGGAAGATCCTGAGCGGAGGGGACGCTCCCAGAGCGGGACAGCTGGATACCTGGCTGGAGATGAACCCTGG ATACGAGGTGGCGCCGAGATCAGACAGCGAGGACACAGGCTCAGACGAGGACGAG gaggaggaagaagagcagCCCCAGCCATCCCAGGCTCCTgtagaggagaagaagaagattccAGATCCTGACAGTGAAGATGTCTCAGAAGTGGACGCTCGACACATTATTGA GCATGCTAAGCAGGATGTAGATGACGAGTACGGTGGCGCTGCGTTCGCACGCGGCCTGCAGTCGTACTACGCAGTGGCTCACGCAGTCACCGAAAAGGTGGACAGACAGTCGTCCTTGTTGATCAACGGGCAGCTCAAACAgtatcag ATCAAAGGTTTGGAGTGGCTTGTGTCCCTGTACAACAATAATCTGAATGGAATCCTAGCTGATGAGATGGGTTTAGGAAAAACCATCCAGACCATCGCTCTCATCACCTACCTCATGGAGTACAAACGCCTCAACGGACCCTATCTCATCATTGTTCCGCTCTC AACTCTTTCTAACTGGGTCTACGAGTTCGACAAATGGGCCCCATCCGTCGTGAAAGTTTCATACAAG GGGTCTCCTGCAGCCAGGCGGGCATTTGTTCCTCAGCTCCGCAGTGGCAAGTTCAACGTTCTTCTTACCACCTATGAGTACATCATTAAAGACAAGCAAGTGCTGGCAAAG ATTCGCTGGAAGTATATGATCGTAGATGAGGGCCACCGGATGAAGAACCATCACTGTAAGCTGACTCAGGTGCTGAACACACACTACCTGGCTCCAAGACGTGTCTTGCTGACGGGGACGCCGCTGCAGAACAAGCTGCCGGAGCTATGGGCACTGCTCAACTTCCTGCTGCCGACCATCTTCAAGAGCTGCAGCACCTTCGAACAGTGGTTCAATGCCCCCTTCGCCATGACTGGGGAGAAG GTGGACCTGAATGAAGAGGAAACCATCCTGATCATTCGCCGTCTGCACAAAGTGCTCCGCCCCTTCCTCTTACGTAGGCTGAAGAAAGAGGTGGAAGCTCAGCTACCTGAGAAG GTGGAATATGTGATAAAGTGTGACATGTCAGCGCTGCAGAGGGTCCTGTACAGGCACATGCAGGCCAAAGGGGTTCTGCTTACAGACGGATCTGAAAAAGATAAGAAG ggtaAAGGCGGCACTAAAACCCTCATGAACACTATTATGCAGTTGAGAAAGATTTGCAATCATCCCTACATGTTCCAGCAGATTGAG GAGTCCTTTTCTGAGCACTTGGGTTTCTCTGGTGGTATTGTACAAGG TGCTGACCTGTATCGAGCTTCTGGAAAGTTTGAGGTGCTGGACCGGATTCTTCCCAAACTTCGAGCGACCAATCACAAAGTGCTGCTTTTCTGCCAGATGACATCACTGATGACCATCATGGAGGACTATTTCGCATACCGCAACTTTAAATACCTCCGTCTTGATG GCACCACTAAGGCAGAGGATCGCGGCATGCTTCTGAAGACATTTAATGATCCTGAATCACAGTACTTTATCTTCCTGCTGAGCACCAGGGCTGGGGGTCTGGGCCTCAACCTGCAGAGTGCAGACACGGTGGTCATCTTTGACAGTGACTGGAACCCTCACCAG GACCTGCAGGCTCAGGACCGAGCTCATCGTATCGGGCAGCAGAACGAGGTGCGGGTGTTGCGCTTGTGCACGGTGAACAGTGTAGAAGAGAAAATCCTCGCTGCTGCCAAGTACAAGCTCAACGTTGATCAAAAGGTCATCCAAGCAGGCATGTTCGACCAGAAATCATCCAGCCATGAGCGCCGCGCATTCCTGCAGGCCATCCTGGAGCACGAGGAGCAGGACGAG GAGGAGGACGAAGTGCCAGATGATGAAACTGTGAATCAGATGATCGCAAGGAGCGAAGAGGAATTTGATCACTTTATG CGTATGGATTTGGACCGGCGTCGTGAAGAGGCTCGGAACCCGAAGCGCAGGCCTCGGCTCATGGAGGAAGACGAGTTGCCCACGTGGATCATGAAGGACGATGCTGAGGTTGAGCGACTCACCTGTGAGGAGGAGGCGGAGAAGATGTTTGGTCGCGGCTCACGTCAGAGGAAGGAGGTTGACTACAGCGATTCACTTACTGAGAAACAATGGCTCAAG GCTATTGAGGAAGGCACACTGGACGAGATCGAGGAGGAAGTGCGTCACAAGAAGACGACTCGAAAGAGAAAGCGGGATCGTGACATTGACGCTGGTCCGTCTACATCAGGAACACGTGGAGCGAGAGACAAAGATGAGGACAGTAAGAGACAGAAGAAGCGTGGACGACCTCCAGCTGAGAAGATAACCCCAAACCCACCCAGCCTTACCAAAAAGATGAAGAAGATTGTGGAAGCTGTAATTAAATACAAAGAGAG CAGCAATGGCCGACAGCTGAGTGAAGTCTTCATCCAGCTTCCGTCTCGTAAAGAGCTCCCTGAGTATTACGAGCTGATCCGCAGACCCGTCGACTTCCGCAAGATCAAG GAGCGTATCCGCAGCCACCGCTATCGCAGTCTGAATGACCTGGA
- the LOC128526489 gene encoding transcription activator BRG1 isoform X2, protein MSTPDPPLGPSPGPGPSPGSMMGPGPSPGSSHGMMGPSPGPSTTSGHAVPQQGATGYTQQDSMHPMHKSLEGLHDKNVGEDSRFGQMKSVSARGGAHAGMGPPPSPMDQHSQGYPSPLGSSDHVSSPLPAGAPPTSGPLLSTSCTSSSPLEGADSQPNRSGAQSNTAGSSANPTPFNQNQLHQLRAQIMAYKMLARGQPLPDHLQMAVQGKRPMPGMQQGQAMPSLPPGGGGGPGTGPGPLGPNYSRGHVLSGPTVPPSGPNAVPPANGPPKTWPEGPMVNAATPSNAPQKLIPPQPTGRPSPVPPSVPPAASPVMPPQTQSPGHPGHSAQPAPTIPLHQKHNRITPMQKPCGLDPVEILQEREYRLEARITHRIQELENLPGSLAGDLRTKATIELKALRLLNFQRQLRQEVVVCMRRDAALETALDAKAYKRSKRQSLREARITEKLEKQQKIEQERKRRQKHQEYLNSILQHAKDFKEYHRSITGKIQKLTKAVATYHANTEREQKKENERIEKERMRRLMAEDEEGYRKLIDQKKDKRLAYLLQQTDEYVANLTELVRAHKAAQALKEKKKKKKKKKKLENAEGQPLALGPDGEPLDETSQMSDLPVKVIHVDSGKILSGGDAPRAGQLDTWLEMNPGYEVAPRSDSEDTGSDEDEEEEEEQPQPSQAPVEEKKKIPDPDSEDVSEVDARHIIEHAKQDVDDEYGGAAFARGLQSYYAVAHAVTEKVDRQSSLLINGQLKQYQIKGLEWLVSLYNNNLNGILADEMGLGKTIQTIALITYLMEYKRLNGPYLIIVPLSTLSNWVYEFDKWAPSVVKVSYKGSPAARRAFVPQLRSGKFNVLLTTYEYIIKDKQVLAKIRWKYMIVDEGHRMKNHHCKLTQVLNTHYLAPRRVLLTGTPLQNKLPELWALLNFLLPTIFKSCSTFEQWFNAPFAMTGEKVDLNEEETILIIRRLHKVLRPFLLRRLKKEVEAQLPEKVEYVIKCDMSALQRVLYRHMQAKGVLLTDGSEKDKKGKGGTKTLMNTIMQLRKICNHPYMFQQIEESFSEHLGFSGGIVQGADLYRASGKFEVLDRILPKLRATNHKVLLFCQMTSLMTIMEDYFAYRNFKYLRLDGTTKAEDRGMLLKTFNDPESQYFIFLLSTRAGGLGLNLQSADTVVIFDSDWNPHQDLQAQDRAHRIGQQNEVRVLRLCTVNSVEEKILAAAKYKLNVDQKVIQAGMFDQKSSSHERRAFLQAILEHEEQDEEEDEVPDDETVNQMIARSEEEFDHFMRMDLDRRREEARNPKRRPRLMEEDELPTWIMKDDAEVERLTCEEEAEKMFGRGSRQRKEVDYSDSLTEKQWLKAIEEGTLDEIEEEVRHKKTTRKRKRDRDIDAGPSTSGTRGARDKDEDSKRQKKRGRPPAEKITPNPPSLTKKMKKIVEAVIKYKESNGRQLSEVFIQLPSRKELPEYYELIRRPVDFRKIKERIRSHRYRSLNDLERDVMLLCQNAQTFNLEGSLIYEDSIVLQSVFTSLRQKIEKEEESDGEESEEEEEEQDEGSESESRSVKVKIKLGRKERSTERGKGRRRGGRTRAKPVVSDDDTEDEREEERSNTASDEDQG, encoded by the exons ATGTCCACCCCAGACCCTCCATTAGGCCCTTCGCCTGGTCCCGGGCCTTCTCCTGGTTCAATGATGGGGCCTGGACCCTCACCTGGTTCCTCCCATGGAATGATGGGCCCAAGCCCAGGACCCTCCACTACATCTGGTCATGCTGTCCCTCAGCAGGGAGCGACTggatacacacagcaagacagTATGCACCCCATGCACAAA TCTCTGGAGGGTCTGCATGATAAGAACGTAGGAGAGGACTCTCGCTTTGGTCAGATGAAAAGTGTGTCCGCAAGAGGAGGCGCACATGCTGGTATGGGACCTCCACCCAGTCCCATGGACCAACACTCCCAAG GCTACccctctccactgggctcctcgGATCACGTCTCCAGTCCTCTTCCAGCCGGCGCTCCTCCCACCTCTGGTCCTCTCCTTTCCACTTCATGCACCTCCTCCAGTCCACTTGAGGGCGCTGACTCCCAACCGAACCGATCTGGGGCTCAGAGCAACACAGCCGGATCCTCCGCCAACCCGACACCTTTTAACCAAAACCAGCTGCACCAGCTTAGGGCACAAATCATGGCCTACAAGATGCTGGCACGTGGACAGCCTCTTCCTGACCACCTACAGATGGCAGTACAGGGTAAGAGGCCCATGCCCGGCATGCAGCAAGGCCAAGCCATGCCAAGTCTGCCCCCTGGTGGTGGAGGAGGGCCAGGTACAGGTCCTGGACCTCTGGGACCCAACTACAGTCGAGGGCATG TGTTAAGTGGTCCCACCGTGCCCCCGTCTGGACCAAATGCTGTTCCTCCTGCCAATGGGCCGCCAAAAACCTGGCCTGAGG GTCCCATGGTGAACGCCGCCACACCTTCCAACGCCCCACAGAAGCTGATTCCACCGCAACCCACAGGCCGTCCGTCTCCGGTCCCCCCCTCTGTGCCCCCTGCCGCCTCCCCAGTCATGCCCCCTCAGACTCAGTCTCCTGGACACCCGGGGCACTCGGCTCAGCCGGCCCCCACCATCCCGCTGCATCAGAAACACAACCGCATCACTCCCATGCAGAAACCATGCGGCCTGGACCCTGTAGAGATCCTGCAGGAAAGAGAGTACAG GCTTGAAGCCCGCATAACACACCGTATCCAGGAGCTAGAGAATCTTCCGGGTTCACTCGCCGGAGACCTGCGCACAAAAGCCACCATCGAGCTCAAAGCACTCCGACTGCTCAACTTTCAGAGACAG CTGCGTCAAGAGGTGGTGGTGTGTATGAGGCGTGATGCGGCTCTCGAGACGGCGCTGGATGCCAAGGCTTATAAGCGCAGTAAGAGACAATCACTGCGAGAGGCTCGCATTACTGAGAAACTGGAGAAACAGCAGAAGATCGAACAGGAACGCAAACGACGGCAGAAACACCAG gaatatCTGAACAGCATCCTCCAGCATGCCAAAGACTTTAAGGAGTACCATCGCTCCATCACTGGGAAAATCCAGAAGCTGACCAAAGCTGTGGCCACGTACCACGCCAACACGGAGCGAGAgcagaagaaagaaaatgaacgCATCGAGAAGGAGAGAATGAGGAGATTGATG GCAGAGGATGAAGAGGGTTATAGAAAGCTGATCGATCAGAAGAAGGATAAGCGTCTGGCCTACCTGCTGCAGCAGACCGACGAGTACGTGGCCAACCTGACCGAGCTGGTTCGGGCTCACAAGGCGGCCCAGGCtctgaaggagaagaagaagaagaagaaaaagaagaagaagctggaGAACGCTGAGGGGCAGCCACTGGCTTTGGGGCCAGACGGAGAG CCCCTGGACGAGACGAGTCAGATGAGCGACCTGCCTGTGAAGGTGATCCACGTGGACAGCGGGAAGATCCTGAGCGGAGGGGACGCTCCCAGAGCGGGACAGCTGGATACCTGGCTGGAGATGAACCCTGG ATACGAGGTGGCGCCGAGATCAGACAGCGAGGACACAGGCTCAGACGAGGACGAG gaggaggaagaagagcagCCCCAGCCATCCCAGGCTCCTgtagaggagaagaagaagattccAGATCCTGACAGTGAAGATGTCTCAGAAGTGGACGCTCGACACATTATTGA GCATGCTAAGCAGGATGTAGATGACGAGTACGGTGGCGCTGCGTTCGCACGCGGCCTGCAGTCGTACTACGCAGTGGCTCACGCAGTCACCGAAAAGGTGGACAGACAGTCGTCCTTGTTGATCAACGGGCAGCTCAAACAgtatcag ATCAAAGGTTTGGAGTGGCTTGTGTCCCTGTACAACAATAATCTGAATGGAATCCTAGCTGATGAGATGGGTTTAGGAAAAACCATCCAGACCATCGCTCTCATCACCTACCTCATGGAGTACAAACGCCTCAACGGACCCTATCTCATCATTGTTCCGCTCTC AACTCTTTCTAACTGGGTCTACGAGTTCGACAAATGGGCCCCATCCGTCGTGAAAGTTTCATACAAG GGGTCTCCTGCAGCCAGGCGGGCATTTGTTCCTCAGCTCCGCAGTGGCAAGTTCAACGTTCTTCTTACCACCTATGAGTACATCATTAAAGACAAGCAAGTGCTGGCAAAG ATTCGCTGGAAGTATATGATCGTAGATGAGGGCCACCGGATGAAGAACCATCACTGTAAGCTGACTCAGGTGCTGAACACACACTACCTGGCTCCAAGACGTGTCTTGCTGACGGGGACGCCGCTGCAGAACAAGCTGCCGGAGCTATGGGCACTGCTCAACTTCCTGCTGCCGACCATCTTCAAGAGCTGCAGCACCTTCGAACAGTGGTTCAATGCCCCCTTCGCCATGACTGGGGAGAAG GTGGACCTGAATGAAGAGGAAACCATCCTGATCATTCGCCGTCTGCACAAAGTGCTCCGCCCCTTCCTCTTACGTAGGCTGAAGAAAGAGGTGGAAGCTCAGCTACCTGAGAAG GTGGAATATGTGATAAAGTGTGACATGTCAGCGCTGCAGAGGGTCCTGTACAGGCACATGCAGGCCAAAGGGGTTCTGCTTACAGACGGATCTGAAAAAGATAAGAAG ggtaAAGGCGGCACTAAAACCCTCATGAACACTATTATGCAGTTGAGAAAGATTTGCAATCATCCCTACATGTTCCAGCAGATTGAG GAGTCCTTTTCTGAGCACTTGGGTTTCTCTGGTGGTATTGTACAAGG TGCTGACCTGTATCGAGCTTCTGGAAAGTTTGAGGTGCTGGACCGGATTCTTCCCAAACTTCGAGCGACCAATCACAAAGTGCTGCTTTTCTGCCAGATGACATCACTGATGACCATCATGGAGGACTATTTCGCATACCGCAACTTTAAATACCTCCGTCTTGATG GCACCACTAAGGCAGAGGATCGCGGCATGCTTCTGAAGACATTTAATGATCCTGAATCACAGTACTTTATCTTCCTGCTGAGCACCAGGGCTGGGGGTCTGGGCCTCAACCTGCAGAGTGCAGACACGGTGGTCATCTTTGACAGTGACTGGAACCCTCACCAG GACCTGCAGGCTCAGGACCGAGCTCATCGTATCGGGCAGCAGAACGAGGTGCGGGTGTTGCGCTTGTGCACGGTGAACAGTGTAGAAGAGAAAATCCTCGCTGCTGCCAAGTACAAGCTCAACGTTGATCAAAAGGTCATCCAAGCAGGCATGTTCGACCAGAAATCATCCAGCCATGAGCGCCGCGCATTCCTGCAGGCCATCCTGGAGCACGAGGAGCAGGACGAG GAGGAGGACGAAGTGCCAGATGATGAAACTGTGAATCAGATGATCGCAAGGAGCGAAGAGGAATTTGATCACTTTATG CGTATGGATTTGGACCGGCGTCGTGAAGAGGCTCGGAACCCGAAGCGCAGGCCTCGGCTCATGGAGGAAGACGAGTTGCCCACGTGGATCATGAAGGACGATGCTGAGGTTGAGCGACTCACCTGTGAGGAGGAGGCGGAGAAGATGTTTGGTCGCGGCTCACGTCAGAGGAAGGAGGTTGACTACAGCGATTCACTTACTGAGAAACAATGGCTCAAG GCTATTGAGGAAGGCACACTGGACGAGATCGAGGAGGAAGTGCGTCACAAGAAGACGACTCGAAAGAGAAAGCGGGATCGTGACATTGACGCTGGTCCGTCTACATCAGGAACACGTGGAGCGAGAGACAAAGATGAGGACAGTAAGAGACAGAAGAAGCGTGGACGACCTCCAGCTGAGAAGATAACCCCAAACCCACCCAGCCTTACCAAAAAGATGAAGAAGATTGTGGAAGCTGTAATTAAATACAAAGAGAG CAATGGCCGACAGCTGAGTGAAGTCTTCATCCAGCTTCCGTCTCGTAAAGAGCTCCCTGAGTATTACGAGCTGATCCGCAGACCCGTCGACTTCCGCAAGATCAAG GAGCGTATCCGCAGCCACCGCTATCGCAGTCTGAATGACCTGGA
- the LOC128527195 gene encoding zinc finger protein 239, with the protein MNFVDNLNKWTSRVDMDYGNKLNQALSSSTKFLPTAGLRGAGPFQHYGRPLGHDVKVKEEDESVEDFFHFAQHLQQQTGECLTACCGGANPKTIPLTTTLSTSLTASLTSPLNTPVSSPPPKPSSQPSAERPYHCQDCGKYFRISDIKRHQRIHSGERPFPCFQCGKNFPTSGDLKRHERIHTGERPYHCLQCGKNFSDSGHLKQHERMHTGDRPYQCPQCAKRFYRSGDLRRHLRIHSGERPYKCPQCDKTFSDSGHLRGHQRIHTGERPHRCTLCEKSFFRSGDLKRHHRTHTGERPYQCYQCGKSFSESGHLKEHRRIHTGEKPYHCNQCDKSFSRLERLKGHQSIHTGERPFHCAQCGKNFFRSGELKRHQRIHNGERA; encoded by the exons ATGAATTTCGTCGATAATTTGAACAAATGGACGAGTAGGGTGGATATG GACTACGGAAACAAACTGAACCAGGCACTCTCCTCTAGCACTAAATTTCTGCCCACAGCAGGACTGCGCGGTGCCGGGCCGTTTCAGCATTACGGCCGGCCCCTGGGCCACGACGTGAAAGTCAAAGAGGAAGACGAGAGTGTGGAGGATTTCTTCCATTTCG ctcAGCATCTTCAGCAGCAAACAGGAGAGTGTCTCACAGCGTGCTGCGGGGGAGCAAATCCTAAAACCATCCCTCTCACTACCACTCTAAGTACCTCACTTACTGCCTCGCTCACATCCCCTTTAAACACACCTGTGAGTAGCCCACCACCCAAACCAAGCAGCCAGCCTTCAGCCGAGCGGCCGTACCACTGCCAGGACTGCGGAAAGTATTTCAGAATCAGCGACATTAAGCGGCACCAGCGAATCCACAGCGGAGAGAGACCGTTTCCGTGCTTCCAGTGCGGTAAGAACTTCCCCACATCGGGCGACCTCAAAAGGCACGAGAGGATTCACACTGGCGAGCGTCCTTACCACTGCCTGCAGTGCGGTAAGAATTTCTCTGACTCGGGTCACCTTAAGCAGCACGAGAGGATGCACACGGGGGATCGGCCTTACCAGTGCCCGCAGTGCGCCAAGCGCTTCTACAGATCCGGCGACCTCCGGAGGCATCTCCGCATCCACAGTGGAGAGCGGCCGTACAAATGCCCCCAGTGTGACAAGACCTTCTCCGATTCCGGCCACTTGCGAGgtcaccagcgcattcacacaggagagcgGCCTCACCGCTGCACGCTCTGCGAGAAGAGCTTCTTCAGATCAGGAGACCTGAAACGCCACCACCGGACACACACCGGAGAGAGGCCATACCAGTGCTACCAGTGCGGGAAGAGCTTCTCAGAATCGGGTCACCTAAAAGAGCACCGGCGAATTCACACTGGAGAAAAACCCTACCACTGCAACCAGTGCGACAAGAGCTTCTCTCGTCTGGAGCGGCTGAAGGGTCACCAGAGCATCCACACTGGTGAGAGGCCCTTTCACTGCGCACAGTGCGGCAAGAACTTTTTCAGATCCGGTGAGCTCAAGAGGCACCAGAGGATCCATAATGGAGAGAGAGCATGA